The genome window CGAAACCATCGCTGTTGCCTTTGCTAAAACCTCGCGCTCCCCGCAGTCCTTCCGCGAAATTGCCGCCGAACTGACCGACGAAAAGAGCGCCGAGTTTCACGAGAAGTGGGTGGTGGGATACGGACATGCTTCGGTGGCGGAGCATGCCGTCCTGCACATTGCCGTGGAGAACGTCTCGCGGCTGGCAGTGGAGTGCCTGGAGTCCAATCGACTGGCATCTTACACCGAAAAATCCACCCGCTACCAGAAATGGGATGCGCAGGCTTACTGCCTGCCCCCCGAACTGGAAACGCACCCCCTGCGCGCGCTGTATGAGGATACCATCGGCACGCTGTTCGAGACTTACCAGCACCTGCTGGAGCCTGTGCGCCAGGTGATTGAACAGCGCTTGCCCCGCCAAGACGGTGAAAGCGACTCTGCCTACGACCGACGTATCCGTTCGGAGTATGTGGACGTGTGCCGTTTTGCCCTGCCCGCCGCCGCGCTTGCCAATGTAGGCGTGACCATCAACGCCCGCGCACTGGAACATGCTCTGCGCAAGATGCTCTCGCATCCGCTGGCAGAGGTGCGCCAGATGGGCGAGGAAATCAAACAGGTAGCCCTGGAGCGTCTGCCCACCCTCATCCGCTACGTGGAGCCGGTAGCCTACCTGGAGCAGACCGCCCGCGACTTTACCCGACGGGCAGAGACGCTATCTCCTGTGGAAGATGCTGACTGGTGCCGTTTGCTTTCCTGGGACGCTCAGGGCGAAAACCGTATTCTGGCGGCGGCGCTGTACCGCTTTGGGCATATGCCCTTTGCCCAGGCATTGCAGGTGGTGGAAAACGCCCCTGCCGAAGAGCGTGCCCATCTGACAGAGATGTTGCTGGCGGGACGCGGCAGGCACGATATCCCCCTGCGCGAACTGGAGTACGCCTATTTCACAGTGGATGTCTTGCTGGATCAGGGGGCGTACTTTGAACTCAAACGCCACCGCATGATGACCCAAACTGCTCAGCGTCTGAGTGCTCTGCACGGCTATGCCCTGCCCAAAGCCATTGTCGAAGCCGGTATGGCGGAAACCTTCCGCCTTGCCATGCGCGCCGCGCACCGCGCGTACCTGCGCCTCTCTGCCGACCTACCCGAAGTGGCTTCTTATGTTGTCCCCAATGCGTACAATCGGCGGGTGCTGTTGCACTTCAACCTGCGCACAGCCCTGCACTGGCTGGCACTGCGTAGTGCTCCCAACGCGCATTTCAGCATGCGGCGGGTAGCGCAGCGGGTGGCGCAGGAACTGCGCAACGTGTTGCCTGCCCTGGGGCGTTACCTGCTGGTGGAAGAGGGTGAAACCTGGCAAGCCATTGAAGCCCGCTACTTTGCCGCCACTGCCGAAAGCCCTGAGTGAAAGGAAGGGAACGAAATGCCTGCGACCCGCGATGAACTGTTGAATGAACTGCGTGCCGCCCGCACCGAACTGCTGGAGGTGCTGGAGAGCATCCCTGAGGCAGAACGCGAAACCCCCGGCGCCTGCGGCGAATGGTCGCTGAAGGATGTGCTGGTGCACCTCAACCACTGGGAGGGAGGGCGAGACCATCACCCTGCTGTACACGCTCAAACGCGGCGCGCCCGTCACCAGCATCCTGCTGGACCCCAACCTGGATGTGGATGCCTGCAATGCCCGCTGGGTGGCGATGGCGAAGGAACGTCCCTGGGAGCGGGTGTGGAGCGATTTTCAGGGGGTGCATACACAGTTACTGCGGCGGGTGGCGGAGTTCAGTGATGAGCAGTTGTTTCAGGCGGGCTTGCACCCCAAACTGGGAAAAACTCCGCTGTGGCGCATCATTGCCGTCTGTGCCTTTGAACATGAACGCGAACATGCCGAAGGTTTGCGGGTATGGCAAAAGCAGATAAAACCGTGAATCCGAGATTGTCATGGTGCGTCTTGAAAGGGGCACATCAACCGAATTTCTGTGCTTTGCAGTTAATGCGGTAACAAACAGGTGATCCTGGGTTAACGTTGAAGACATATCTTTTGGAGTATGGGGAGGGATTTAAATTTATGGATTTGAACCGCATCACCAGTTTCAAGAGTTTCCGCCAGAAGATGGGGGAGATGTGGAAAAGCATTGATTTCTCGCGGGAATCGGTGCAGGATTATCTTTACGTGCTGGCGGGAGCGCTGGTGCAGGCGTTTGCCATGCGGTTGTTCCTTATCCCGGCACAACTGGTTAGCGGGGGCATCAGCGGTGCGGCGCAGTTGATTAACCACTACACCAACTGGCCCATCGGCTTGATGGTGTTCATCGGCAACGTGCCGTTGTTCATCCTCGGTTGGCAGCACCTGGGCGGTCCGCGCTTTGCCCTGCGCACGGCGCTTTCGATTGTGGCGTTTTCCTTCTTCACCGACTTTCTGGGATTGTTCCTGCCCGCCGAGGGCGTGGTGCATGACCTGGTGCTGAACTGTCTGTACGGCGGGGTGGTGCTGGGCGTGGGATTGGGGCTGGTGTACCGCGGCAAAGGTACCAGCGGGGGGAGCGACATCCTCGGGCGCATTCTTAACGAGCGGGTGGGGATTTCCATCTCGCAAGCCTATCTGGCAACCGACTCGGCGGTGATTCTCTCGGCAGGCTTTGTCTTTGCCTGGGAAAATGCCCTCTATGCTCTGGTGGTGACCTACGTGAGCGGTCTGACGGCGGAGATGGTGCTGGAAGGCTCGAATGTCTTCCGTACCGCCATGATCATCACCAACCGTCCCAAAGAGGTGGCAGAGAGAATTCTCTACGACATGGAGCGCGGGGTGACTATCCTGGAAGGGC of Anaerolinea thermophila UNI-1 contains these proteins:
- a CDS encoding FAD-dependent thymidylate synthase, translated to MPLNRQVYLLDSMRLPPETIAVAFAKTSRSPQSFREIAAELTDEKSAEFHEKWVVGYGHASVAEHAVLHIAVENVSRLAVECLESNRLASYTEKSTRYQKWDAQAYCLPPELETHPLRALYEDTIGTLFETYQHLLEPVRQVIEQRLPRQDGESDSAYDRRIRSEYVDVCRFALPAAALANVGVTINARALEHALRKMLSHPLAEVRQMGEEIKQVALERLPTLIRYVEPVAYLEQTARDFTRRAETLSPVEDADWCRLLSWDAQGENRILAAALYRFGHMPFAQALQVVENAPAEERAHLTEMLLAGRGRHDIPLRELEYAYFTVDVLLDQGAYFELKRHRMMTQTAQRLSALHGYALPKAIVEAGMAETFRLAMRAAHRAYLRLSADLPEVASYVVPNAYNRRVLLHFNLRTALHWLALRSAPNAHFSMRRVAQRVAQELRNVLPALGRYLLVEEGETWQAIEARYFAATAESPE
- a CDS encoding ClbS/DfsB family four-helix bundle protein: MCWCTSTTGREGETITLLYTLKRGAPVTSILLDPNLDVDACNARWVAMAKERPWERVWSDFQGVHTQLLRRVAEFSDEQLFQAGLHPKLGKTPLWRIIAVCAFEHEREHAEGLRVWQKQIKP
- a CDS encoding YitT family protein codes for the protein MDLNRITSFKSFRQKMGEMWKSIDFSRESVQDYLYVLAGALVQAFAMRLFLIPAQLVSGGISGAAQLINHYTNWPIGLMVFIGNVPLFILGWQHLGGPRFALRTALSIVAFSFFTDFLGLFLPAEGVVHDLVLNCLYGGVVLGVGLGLVYRGKGTSGGSDILGRILNERVGISISQAYLATDSAVILSAGFVFAWENALYALVVTYVSGLTAEMVLEGSNVFRTAMIITNRPKEVAERILYDMERGVTILEGRGGYTGAEREVLYCVVTRSEVSQIKSIVKAVDPNAFMVIGQAHEALGEGFRPLQ